The genomic stretch TGCCGTGATCCCTACCGGTGCTGCTTCTTCATCTCATAGCTATGTTGGGAAGCTCATCAAGGATGTGGATGTTGTTGTTGCAGTTCGGAAGCTAaaacatgaagatgatcgggaGCTTCGAAAGAAGCCGAAAGAGGGGGCGATTGGGTGGCGTGTGCCGGCGGTAGATCCGGAGGTGCTCGGTGTCGGTGCTGGTGATTGCGATCTGCTCCGAACTACTTGCTTCGTCCCCAATACCAGACTCGCGAGCAGAAGCAACATCACCAGCAGAGGCGGCTGCAACCGTGAACCTAGGAGGGCCATTTTTCTCCTCATATCTCTTATTtaccttctcttcttcttcctcaaaaTTACGGAGGAGCTCAAGGAGAAGTTCCACTAGCCGAAACACGGTAGCCAAAATTATGGAGGAGCTCAAGGAGAAGCTCTATTGGTCGAAACACGGTAGCAGGCTTGAGCCCCACCTAGCCCGCCCTACCGCTAGATCCGCTCCTGTGATTACTAGTAGGGATCATTACACTACCTAACATTTTACCCGTGCCGGGTTATAGTCTCATATAGCTGATGTTGATGCATATAAATTGACAGATGTAAAAGCAAGTGACTAAAAAACAAAAGTAGTCATGCAACacaagagatttttttttcttgcaaataAACATAGAAGAGAAACTTACCCCTCCAATTTCTAGAATAAGATTATCTAATCTTGGGACCTCTACTCTACTTTTATTTCACTGATACGTGAACCCCACAGTATTTGGATTCACATGTCAGTGGCATGAAGATAAAAGTCCAAAGTTAGAGGAATCTCAAGTGGTTGACTTGGTGCTACTTCTTTCAAAGCGTATTTTCACCTTACAAGTACGTACTCCAGCATACAGAAGTACAAAAGTATACCGTATTTAGCAGTTCGCTTCCATACCCGGGGTAGGAAAACGTATTATAGTATCTCTCTTGcactaaaaaaaaaggaaatcgaGACCATTTTTTCGTACGTCGTCCGCTTCGTCCGTCTGCCCGTCCGCTTCCGTTTTTTTGAGCCCCGTGTCCCCCCATGCCGGTTTTCTTTTACGGACCGCGATTCCCCCACAACCGCCCGATCCGCCCCTCCGTCCGCCACTCGGCCGCCGCTCTTCCGCCTGACGCCGGCGCGCCTACTCCGTCCGCCGCACGGCCGGCACCCGACGCCGGCGCGCCCCCTGCCCACCTGCCCTCCACGCCAGCGCCTCCCTCCCCAATCAGACGGGCGACGCCATCGCCTGCAACCCAGCGCCGAGGTCCTCCGCCATCGACCGCGCCATCTCCACCGACCGGCCTCCGGCGAGTACACTatcccggcgccgccgttgACTCCCACAAGGCACCGCGGTCTCCTCCAACCCGGACGGCTGTCGCATCCAAGCTGAccacgccggcgcgccgccccgcATCCGGCAAACCCCAATCAGACGGGCGACGCCCTCGCCTGCAACCCAACGCCTAGGTATTTCTCCAATTATTCATCCGTTCCGCAACCACAATATTGGAAAGGTCAGATCTCTAGGTCATCATTTGCTTTTTTGCCTTGGGAGCAGATGAATATTGGAGTCTGTTTAGTTTGCCTTTATGTTTGTCTCCATTGTCGCTTATGCGAGGCACAAGGGTCTCGTTGGATCCTGAACAGCTGGAATAACCGCAGCTTGCTTCCCTCAACTGTAAATTGAGCTAGAGAGCATCAACTTTGCCGGTCAATTCATCTCTTGTACCAAATTCATTAGTACCAAATTGGAGATGTTGAGTAGGGACAATATATGGTGATTGTCTCCCACGTGTTTCTCTGTTTACTGCGAGTTATCAAACTATCTTACCTGCATTATAGGCAAACCCCTTTGAAATAAAGATGCGGCCGGAGGACTTTGATAGCATGATTTACCTTTCTTTATGCATTAATATGGTAAAACTTTGAACTTGTAGTAGAGATTTCGATGTGTTAAGATTGATTCTTGAATATTCACTATATTATTTTTTGTATTTGGCtgatattattttattttgaaatgATCCCGCAGCAACCTACGGGGCACGATCCTAgttttcttaaaaaagaaaCCGTGTTTAGTACGAGTAGTAGCCACCGGTCGCTTTCCTTTGTAATCGGCTCTGACACAGACTTGAACCGAACCGACGCTGTAGACCGATAACCTGCCAGACTCGGCGTCAAACCGCGAGAAGAAATCGCGGTCTCCCGGTCCTCCAAACTCGCCTGAATCGCGCGTCCATCCCCTCCCTCCCGGTCTTGAGGTACGCCGGCGGCTGCCCTGCCTCCCATGCTCCCTTCCCCCTTCTAATCTTTGATTGCCATCGAGGTTTCTCCCAGCCGATCTGCAACGCTTTCATTGCACAAGACAACGAAAAAAAATCCCATCCCTTTGACCTTTAATTGGTGTTTTAGACGGAGATTCTGGGTCTTCCCAGTTTCAATCGGCAGTAGTTAGGGATTTGGCCATTTGGGTTAGAGTTGGTAGAAGATGAAAAGACAGCAAGTCAGGGTAAGGATACTCGGTAGCTAGCGTACACCGAAACATCAGTGCCAATAAGGTGCTCAGGCGAGACGCAACGAAAGATGACAAGCTACCTCCCACTAGGATCAACTGTTTCGTGTTCGCAACAACATGCCTGTTCTAGTATTGGTTTCTTATGAAGTACTGCTTTGTAAAATTACTTTTTTAGTGTCTGATGTTCGAATGTTCTTGTATGTACTTCAACAGTCGAGAATCTTCATTACTGAAAAGAGTCCAGTATAGCCATAGCAGAAACATGAAGAGAAATTCAAAAAAACACCTCTGTGGAGCAATCACCAAAAGAACTGTTCGTAAAGTCCTGCTTAGCAATCTTCCTACGGTATGTGAGTTTTATACAGAAATGAAGTATAGGAACGGAAAATGTGTTTTCATTATATGATGAAATATGTACTGTTATTTTTCCATTGTAGGATATTTTATCGCAGATCTTGTCGTGGTTGCCAATAAATGATGCTGTAAGGACAAGTATATTATCAAGGGAGTGGAAATATGTTTGGCGTGGCCACACCAACCTAACTTTTGATTCGGCTACAATGAGGAAACAATATTTTAAGGCCTCCTTTGGTTACGGGTTCATCAATGCTACAGAGTTTATTTCAAGAGTTGACACAGTTCTCCGTCAACATAGTGGTGTAGAGATTAAGCATATGGAAGTTAAGCATATGTTACATAATAAGCATGCAAATCATGTTGATAGATGGATTAACGTTGCAATTGCGTCAAAGACAAAGGAACTCATTATTGACTTAAATGGTGGGTTCAAGTTATCATTGTCCAGAGATATATCACGTGGCATATATAGAGACAAAGGAGAACCGTATAATATACCTCCACAGCTTTTCAGTGCCGACAATGGTCCATACTTGCAGCGTCTGGAGCTTACTTCTGTGTCTCTACATCTACCTGCTGATTTCAAAGGATTTCTGAACCTTAAGAAACTTACCTTAGTAGATGTGAGTATCACCGATGAAGATGTTCAGTGTATGCTATCAAGATGCAATCTTCTGGAGTTTTTCGAGATTGCCTACTGTAGAATGGTTACTAGTATTCGGATGCCTAAGCCTTTGAACCAGTTTAAGCATTTGCTAGTGGATAAATGCCCCTTACTTCAAGTGATAGAGCTGAATTGTAGTCTAACAGTACTCGAGTACACTGGTACCGTGGTTCCATTAATATTTACTTCAACTTGCAGGCTGAAAAATATACTCATTAAGTTCATGACTTGCCATGCTGCTCTTGACTACATGGTCACTGGATTCCCTAGTACTTTGCCAAGTCTCGAGACTTTGACCTTACATTGTGCACAACGCGAGGTTTGTCATATGTCCTCTAGGGTTCTGTTATTGTGCATACATTGTTATGGTCAAATTCAACATTTCCCCCCCTCTTTTCCTTCATTGGTTTGTCCTGCAGAGAATCATTTTACCTGGAAAGACTTTCATATTTACTCATCTTCGGCATTTGAGGTTGGAATTAGTTCTGCTTGGTAATAAAAAGAGACACACTGATGTCCTTGATTATGCTTATCTCTTGGAGGTCGCTCCTTTCATGGAAAAACTGGAGCTGCTTGTAAGTTTGCCTCATTGCAATTTTCAGAAAAACATATTTTCTTTTGAACAGATTTGGATAAGCAATGCCAATGATAATAAAACTATAGAAGGCATAGTACCATATTTTTGGCTGTTGAGCAATTGTTAATGCTAAGAATATGCAATGACGTGCAA from Setaria italica strain Yugu1 chromosome II, Setaria_italica_v2.0, whole genome shotgun sequence encodes the following:
- the LOC101756708 gene encoding putative FBD-associated F-box protein At5g38570 — its product is MKRNSKKHLCGAITKRTVRKVLLSNLPTDILSQILSWLPINDAVRTSILSREWKYVWRGHTNLTFDSATMRKQYFKASFGYGFINATEFISRVDTVLRQHSGVEIKHMEVKHMLHNKHANHVDRWINVAIASKTKELIIDLNGGFKLSLSRDISRGIYRDKGEPYNIPPQLFSADNGPYLQRLELTSVSLHLPADFKGFLNLKKLTLVDVSITDEDVQCMLSRCNLLEFFEIAYCRMVTSIRMPKPLNQFKHLLVDKCPLLQVIELNCSLTVLEYTGTVVPLIFTSTCRLKNILIKFMTCHAALDYMVTGFPSTLPSLETLTLHCAQRERIILPGKTFIFTHLRHLRLELVLLGNKKRHTDVLDYAYLLEVAPFMEKLELLMWLCCQRRPYCKEDGELRSRPPHHHTHLKFVHISGFFGHKDQVELALHILRSSIMLEKMEINPRVEIADCDESEKQFYEREQYVDGHRVATEYVCKADHRNVVDAVRASFSWGPPLDYRHARGVQGVSRPRGRLSRRHKGCCRRHP